The Starkeya sp. ORNL1 DNA window TCGCCCGCAAGAGCGGTGCCGACAAGACGGTGAAGGCCGACGGCGATGAGGTGGAGGCCGTCCTGGGACTGACCGGCGGCAACGGCGCGGAGGCGGTCATCGACTTCGTCGGCGAGAAAGGCACCACCTCCAAGGGCCTCGCCATGACGCGCCCGATGGGCAGCTACTACATTGTCGGCTATGGCGAGGATATCCGCATCCCGACCGTCGACCTGATCATCTCCGAGCGCAACATCATCGGCAACCTGGTCGGCACCTGGGCCGAGCTCACGGAACTGATGGCGCTGGCAGACCGCGGCCTCGTCGAGCTCGCGACCGCGGAATACAGGCTGTCGGATGCGAACCAGGCGCTGCACGACCTGCACAACGGGAAGATCCATGGCAGGGCGGTACTGATCCCCTGACAGTTCCGTGCGACGGGTGTGGGATAATAAATATCATCATCGTTTAGCGATGTCTGCTCGACTTGTGCAGTGCAAAATACCTAGGTAAGTATTCGTTACCGTATTACTTTTTGCAGTGCAAAATATTCGCATAATGAAACACTTGTACACTGCCAATTCGCAAAACAGTTCAATTTGCGCGCTGGCATGAAAGCCTGAACGACGCGAAGACGTTGAAATGGCTAATGCGACAACTTGGCACGACACTTGCCAGATTGACATTAGAACAATGCTGACTGGTCCCACGGGACGAGCCGCGACAAGAACGAAGGGGAGAAGCCAAGGGATGCTGCCGGACGGGCGATGAGCCCGCCGGCTCGGGCGCCAGCTAGAGCCCTTGTCGTTCGGATGGAATCATCCGAACGACAAGAAAGTGCTCTAGATTCAATAGGCTGGAGCATTTTCTGATCGCAAAAGTCATTCAACTTTTGCGGAAAATGCTCTAAGCCGTGCGCCGCTTTCAAGCACGCCCATGGCATCGCAGACCTTTGCCACGTCGAGCCCGCCGCGGCGGGCGAGCGACTGCTCATGTCCGAAGCCCGACGGCCGGGGTGGCGGGAAAGCCGCACCACGCCGCGGGAGGGAATTGACCGTGGACTCCGCCCCAAGAGGAGGATGGCAATAATGACGAGTACACTGACCCTGAACAAGATCACCGCGCAGCGCGGCATTTCCGTCGCCGATGCGGCCAAGAAGATCGCCGATCTCGGCTGGAACCCCTCCTATGTCCAGGAGGCGATGACCTTCCCGACCGACTACAAGATCACCAAGGCGCCGAAGGACCCGATGAAGCAGGTGCTGCGGTCCTATTTCCCGATGCAGGAGGAAAAGGACAATCGCGTCTACGGCGCGCTCGACGCGGCGCTGCGCGGCGACATGTTCCGCAATGTCGAGCCGCGCTGGGTCGAGTGGATGAAGCTCTTCCTCGCCATCATCCCGTTCCCCGAGATCTCGGCGGCCCGCTCCATGGCGATGGTCGGCCGCCTGGCGCCCGGCGAGGACCTGCGTACCGGCTTCACCATGCAGATGGTGGACGAGTTTCGTCACTCGACCATCCAGATGAACTTGAAGAAGTGGTACATGGAGAACTATATCGACCCCGCCGGGTTCGATATCACCGAAGAAGCCTTCGGCAAGTGCTATGCGACCACTATCGGCCGGCAGTTCGGTGAGGGCTTCATCACCGGCGATGCCATCACCTCCGCCAACGTATACCTGACCGTCGTGGCGGAGACGGCGTTCACCAACACGCTGTTCGTTGCCATGCCGTCGGAAGCCGCCCGCAATGGCGACTATGCACTGCCCACGGTGTTCCTGTCGGTGCAGTCCGACGAGAGCCGGCATGTCGGCAACGGCCATTCGATGCTGATGTCGATGCTGAAGGAGCCGGAGAACCACCTCCTGCTGGAGCGCGACATGCGCTACGCCTTCTGGCAGAACCACGCCATCGTCGATGCCGCCATCGGTACCTTCATCGAATACGGCACTACCAACCGCGACAAGAACAAGGAATCCTACGCGGAGATGTGGCATCGCTGGATCTTCGAGGATTACTATCGCACCTACATGCTGCCCTTGGAGAAGTACGGCATCAAGATCCATCATGATGACGTGCAGACCGCCTGGAAGCGCATCACCGAGAAGCATTATGTGCACAAGATCGCGCAGTTCTTCTCGGTCGGCTGGCCGCTGAATTTCTGGCGCATCGAAGCCCAGACCGATAAGGACTTCGAGTGGTTCGAGCACAAGTATCCGGGCTGGTATGCGCAGTTCGGCGAATATTGGAAGTGGTACGACAAGCTCTCGCACCGCGGCCAGACCAACATGACATTCAACACCGATACCGGATATGTCTATCCGCACCGGTGCTGGAGCAGCATGGTGCCGTGCGTGGTCCGCGAGGACATCGTCACCGACACCATCGACGGCAAGCTGCACACCTTCGCGCATGAACTCGACCGCTGGACCGCAGTGGAGGCCTTTGCGAGCGAATACCAGGGTCGCCCGACTCCGGCGATGGGCCGGTTCAGCGGCCGGCGCGAATGGGAGAGCTGCTACCACGACTGGGATCTCGCCGACGCCATCCAGGACCTCGGCTTCGTCCGCACCGACGGCAAGACCCTGATCCCGCAGCCGCATCTGCGCTTCGAGGAGAAGGAGATGTGGACCCTCGATGACGTGCGCGGGTTCACCATCAAGAGCCCGCTCATCACCCTGCGTGAGATGAGCGAGGGCCAGCGCGAGAAGCATCTCGCCGAATACCGCGCCGGCTTCA harbors:
- a CDS encoding aromatic/alkene/methane monooxygenase hydroxylase/oxygenase subunit alpha is translated as MTSTLTLNKITAQRGISVADAAKKIADLGWNPSYVQEAMTFPTDYKITKAPKDPMKQVLRSYFPMQEEKDNRVYGALDAALRGDMFRNVEPRWVEWMKLFLAIIPFPEISAARSMAMVGRLAPGEDLRTGFTMQMVDEFRHSTIQMNLKKWYMENYIDPAGFDITEEAFGKCYATTIGRQFGEGFITGDAITSANVYLTVVAETAFTNTLFVAMPSEAARNGDYALPTVFLSVQSDESRHVGNGHSMLMSMLKEPENHLLLERDMRYAFWQNHAIVDAAIGTFIEYGTTNRDKNKESYAEMWHRWIFEDYYRTYMLPLEKYGIKIHHDDVQTAWKRITEKHYVHKIAQFFSVGWPLNFWRIEAQTDKDFEWFEHKYPGWYAQFGEYWKWYDKLSHRGQTNMTFNTDTGYVYPHRCWSSMVPCVVREDIVTDTIDGKLHTFAHELDRWTAVEAFASEYQGRPTPAMGRFSGRREWESCYHDWDLADAIQDLGFVRTDGKTLIPQPHLRFEEKEMWTLDDVRGFTIKSPLITLREMSEGQREKHLAEYRAGFTINPCN